The Desulfobaculum bizertense DSM 18034 genome includes a region encoding these proteins:
- a CDS encoding cytochrome c3 family protein, with protein MKQIFRIMALCSVIAFFALPLAMAVPHHAPAGSLAVKIPKGHTPSKPVVHFSHDKHTKIQCTSCHHTWNGKSQLQSCSSKGCHDRFDSKQGKRSFHKAFHSSKTISCLGCHKSLKKKKAAKYGPRSCKDCHKK; from the coding sequence ATGAAACAGATCTTTCGTATCATGGCACTTTGTTCCGTTATTGCTTTTTTCGCACTCCCTCTTGCAATGGCAGTTCCGCACCATGCACCTGCTGGTTCACTTGCGGTAAAGATCCCCAAAGGACACACGCCAAGCAAACCAGTTGTGCATTTTTCTCACGACAAGCACACAAAGATCCAGTGCACGTCGTGCCACCACACCTGGAATGGCAAAAGCCAGCTCCAGTCTTGCAGCTCAAAGGGGTGTCACGATCGTTTTGACAGCAAACAGGGGAAACGATCCTTTCACAAAGCGTTTCATTCCTCCAAGACAATAAGCTGTCTTGGGTGTCACAAATCTCTCAAAAAGAAAAAAGCAGCTAAATACGGCCCGCGTTCCTGCAAAGACTGTCACAAAAAATAA